The Streptomyces sp. NL15-2K genome contains a region encoding:
- a CDS encoding penicillin acylase family protein has translation MITGIYRDAWGIPHLRADSARALARAQGRVTALDRAWQLEVERHRAQGTSAAFLGTDALAWDGFARRARLDDTARRCFSSLERRDPETADWVRAYVDGVNDGLDRATAPEFARVGLAPGRWEPWTPLGVWLATHILFAGFPAKLWREQVVQHLGADAVALFATDGPGTSGSNGWLVSGERTTTGHAVIAGDPHRFIEDPGVYQQIHLSCPEFDVVGLAVPGVPGIAHFGHTGTVAWAITNAMADYQDLYRERLRRTGAGVEALGPDGVWRRAARHTETVEVAGEEPVEVEVIETDRGPVIIGGPEGLDDRVPDSGTPVADRACVTSPVGRATPGTHARRVAEPPTWLLPHARTTSRGGTPIEGAPAPCDRTHQTPRADPTGDVTQALSLRYPPRVTEDLGFSALLPLLRARRVADVDRALDLWAEPVNVVQAADTEGGLLHRVAGRVPLRAEANRIRLVPAWEPGHGWEGRHETPYAGLTDGIAVMANQRGPATSLGVEFAPPHRADRITALLTERDRWSAADMPVIHMDTRLASAVPLLDQLEALDGLTPEAAAIRDALLRWDRHMDANSTDAAVYAAVRGAVVRRLAAHPAFAALTTPPAYPEVFLPWLNLVPRVGFALEHLLRADELYGIDRAETVRAAVEEVAASGDLPATWGDTHRLSPWRALVPRQATFAPSRRPARSPTALKAWEVPPLAAPGTDPSTSSTRACARHAESTHRTPLLDGQTLPAAALADPPSEGPGLSGDHDCVLCTSAVPGWTDLSARGPAARYVWDLARREDSLWVVPFGASGVPGSPHHRDQLPLWLRGDLVPVVTDWQQLKKENEDA, from the coding sequence GTGATCACCGGGATTTACCGCGACGCCTGGGGGATACCCCACCTGCGCGCGGACAGCGCGCGTGCACTCGCCCGTGCCCAGGGCCGCGTGACCGCCCTCGACCGGGCCTGGCAGCTGGAGGTGGAGCGCCATCGGGCACAGGGCACCTCGGCCGCTTTCCTCGGCACCGATGCCCTCGCCTGGGACGGTTTCGCGAGACGGGCCCGCCTGGACGACACGGCCAGACGCTGCTTCAGTTCCCTGGAGAGACGGGACCCGGAGACGGCGGACTGGGTGCGGGCGTACGTCGACGGTGTCAACGACGGGCTGGACAGGGCCACGGCACCGGAGTTCGCCCGGGTCGGCCTCGCCCCCGGCCGCTGGGAGCCCTGGACCCCGCTCGGCGTCTGGCTGGCCACCCACATCCTCTTCGCCGGGTTCCCGGCCAAGCTCTGGCGGGAACAGGTCGTCCAGCACCTCGGCGCGGACGCCGTCGCGCTCTTCGCCACCGACGGACCCGGCACCTCCGGCAGCAACGGCTGGCTGGTCAGCGGGGAGCGCACGACCACCGGCCACGCCGTCATCGCCGGCGACCCGCACCGCTTCATCGAGGACCCCGGCGTCTACCAGCAGATCCACCTCTCCTGCCCCGAGTTCGACGTCGTCGGCCTCGCCGTCCCGGGCGTCCCCGGCATCGCCCACTTCGGCCACACCGGCACGGTCGCCTGGGCCATCACCAACGCCATGGCCGACTACCAGGACCTGTACCGCGAGCGGCTGCGGCGCACGGGTGCCGGTGTCGAGGCCCTCGGCCCCGACGGCGTCTGGCGGCGTGCCGCCCGGCACACCGAGACCGTCGAGGTGGCGGGCGAGGAGCCGGTCGAGGTCGAGGTGATCGAGACGGACCGGGGACCGGTGATCATCGGAGGGCCCGAGGGCCTGGACGACCGGGTACCGGACTCCGGCACCCCGGTCGCCGACAGAGCCTGTGTCACATCCCCGGTCGGGCGCGCGACGCCTGGCACGCACGCTCGCCGCGTTGCCGAACCGCCCACGTGGCTCCTCCCCCACGCTCGAACAACCTCGCGCGGGGGGACCCCCATCGAGGGCGCTCCGGCGCCTTGCGATCGCACGCACCAGACGCCGCGCGCTGATCCGACCGGGGATGTGACACAGGCTCTCAGCCTCCGCTACCCGCCCCGAGTCACCGAGGACCTGGGCTTCAGTGCCCTGCTCCCGCTGCTGCGGGCCCGCCGGGTGGCCGACGTGGACCGTGCCCTCGACCTCTGGGCCGAGCCCGTCAACGTCGTCCAGGCCGCCGACACCGAGGGCGGCCTGCTGCACCGGGTCGCGGGCCGGGTGCCGCTGCGCGCCGAGGCCAACCGCATCCGGCTGGTGCCCGCGTGGGAGCCCGGCCACGGGTGGGAGGGCCGGCACGAGACGCCGTACGCCGGCCTCACCGACGGCATCGCCGTGATGGCCAACCAGCGCGGCCCCGCCACATCGCTCGGCGTCGAGTTCGCCCCACCGCACCGCGCCGACCGCATCACCGCCCTGCTGACGGAGAGGGACCGCTGGTCGGCCGCGGACATGCCGGTGATCCACATGGACACCCGACTCGCCTCCGCCGTACCCCTGTTGGACCAGCTGGAGGCGCTGGACGGCCTGACCCCCGAGGCCGCCGCCATCAGGGACGCGCTCCTGCGCTGGGACCGCCACATGGACGCGAACAGCACGGACGCCGCCGTGTACGCGGCGGTCCGCGGTGCGGTCGTACGGCGTCTCGCGGCGCACCCGGCGTTCGCCGCGCTGACGACCCCGCCCGCCTACCCGGAGGTCTTCCTCCCCTGGCTCAACCTCGTCCCGCGCGTCGGCTTCGCCCTCGAACACCTGCTGCGGGCCGACGAGTTGTACGGCATCGACCGTGCCGAGACCGTCCGCGCGGCCGTCGAGGAGGTGGCCGCCTCCGGGGACCTTCCCGCTACCTGGGGCGACACGCACCGCCTGTCCCCCTGGCGGGCCCTAGTGCCGCGGCAGGCAACGTTTGCCCCGTCGCGACGCCCGGCACGCTCCCCCACTGCCCTAAAGGCGTGGGAGGTGCCCCCACTCGCCGCACCGGGCACAGACCCAAGTACATCCAGTACGAGGGCCTGCGCCCGGCACGCCGAGAGCACGCACCGGACGCCGCTCCTTGACGGGCAAACGTTGCCTGCCGCGGCACTAGCCGACCCGCCCTCCGAGGGCCCCGGCCTGTCCGGTGACCACGACTGCGTGCTGTGCACCTCCGCCGTGCCCGGCTGGACCGACCTGAGCGCGCGCGGCCCCGCCGCCCGTTACGTGTGGGACCTCGCCCGCCGCGAGGACAGCCTCTGGGTGGTGCCGTTCGGTGCCTCGGGCGTCCCCGGCTCGCCCCACCACCGTGACCAACTTCCCTTGTGGCTCAGGGGAGATCTCGTCCCGGTCGTCACCGACTGGCAGCAGTTGAAGAAGGAGAACGAGGATGCCTGA
- a CDS encoding siderophore-interacting protein gives MGQGHGWEGAVLKLLRAKDFVLTVTGAEDVTEHYRRVHLTDGGMPAVTGVHPTMWIRLWFGNAGKPHQRAYTLVDPDPAAGTLTLEFALHEGCASDWARAAKPGDTIEATVHGTGFQRPQPDPTHVFAIGDPASLPALNSLLDALDSAPATIWFEGAVDGLPCRADATRHDLRQVPRRDSGAHLITEVKADLPALLAATPDPYVWIACDTATTRTLSSYVRKELGVPKQRTHALGYWRAS, from the coding sequence ATGGGGCAGGGGCACGGCTGGGAGGGCGCGGTTCTCAAACTGCTGCGCGCGAAGGACTTCGTCCTCACCGTGACCGGCGCCGAGGACGTCACCGAGCACTACCGGCGCGTCCACCTCACCGACGGCGGCATGCCGGCCGTCACCGGCGTCCACCCCACGATGTGGATACGGCTCTGGTTCGGCAACGCGGGCAAGCCCCACCAGCGCGCGTACACCCTGGTCGACCCCGACCCGGCGGCCGGCACCCTCACCCTGGAATTCGCACTCCACGAGGGGTGCGCAAGTGACTGGGCGCGGGCAGCGAAACCCGGCGACACCATCGAGGCGACCGTGCACGGGACGGGCTTCCAGCGGCCCCAGCCCGATCCCACGCACGTCTTCGCGATCGGCGACCCGGCCTCGCTGCCCGCGCTCAACTCCCTGCTCGACGCGCTGGACAGCGCCCCGGCGACCATCTGGTTCGAGGGCGCGGTGGACGGCCTTCCGTGCCGCGCCGACGCCACCCGGCACGACCTGCGGCAGGTGCCCCGACGGGACTCCGGCGCCCACCTGATCACCGAGGTGAAGGCGGACCTCCCCGCACTGCTGGCGGCCACCCCCGACCCGTACGTGTGGATCGCCTGCGACACGGCCACGACCCGGACCCTGTCGTCGTACGTCCGCAAGGAACTCGGCGTGCCCAAGCAGCGGACGCACGCGCTGGGGTACTGGCGGGCGAGCTGA
- a CDS encoding HhH-GPD-type base excision DNA repair protein codes for MDVTLHLAQDPEADALLGRSPLAALVGMLLDQQIPMEWAFKGPSTIARRMGADDLEAHEIAAQDPEAFAALLSDKPAVHRYPGSMAKRIQQLCQYLVEHYDGNAELVWEGVDDGRELLRRLQELPGFGKQKAQIFLALLGKQLGVRPEGWREAAGAYGEPKSFRSVADITGPESLTKVRAHKQEMKAAAKAAKP; via the coding sequence ATGGACGTCACCCTTCACCTCGCCCAGGACCCTGAGGCCGACGCGCTCCTCGGGCGCTCCCCGCTCGCCGCGCTGGTCGGGATGCTGCTGGACCAGCAGATTCCGATGGAGTGGGCGTTCAAGGGGCCCTCGACCATCGCCCGGCGGATGGGCGCGGACGACCTGGAAGCGCACGAGATCGCCGCACAGGACCCGGAGGCCTTCGCGGCCCTGCTGTCGGACAAGCCCGCCGTGCACCGGTACCCGGGGTCGATGGCCAAGCGGATCCAGCAGCTGTGCCAGTACCTCGTCGAGCACTACGACGGCAACGCCGAGCTCGTCTGGGAGGGCGTCGACGACGGGCGCGAGCTGCTGAGGCGGCTCCAGGAACTGCCCGGGTTCGGCAAGCAGAAGGCGCAGATCTTCCTCGCCCTGCTGGGCAAGCAGCTCGGCGTGCGCCCCGAGGGCTGGCGCGAGGCCGCGGGCGCCTACGGCGAGCCGAAGTCCTTCCGCTCGGTCGCCGACATCACCGGGCCCGAGTCGCTGACCAAGGTCCGGGCGCACAAGCAGGAGATGAAGGCGGCGGCGAAGGCCGCCAAGCCATAG
- a CDS encoding type II toxin-antitoxin system VapB family antitoxin codes for MIFKRIGNGRPYPDHGRESTRQWADVAPRPVRLDQLVTTKGQLDLETLLAEDSTFYGDLFAHVVKWQGDLYLEDGLHRAVRAALQQRQVLHARVLELD; via the coding sequence GTGATCTTCAAGCGCATCGGAAACGGCCGGCCGTACCCCGACCACGGCCGGGAAAGCACCCGGCAGTGGGCGGATGTCGCGCCGCGCCCGGTCCGCCTCGATCAGCTCGTGACGACCAAGGGCCAGCTCGACCTGGAAACCCTGCTCGCCGAGGACTCCACCTTCTACGGCGACCTGTTCGCGCACGTGGTGAAGTGGCAGGGCGACCTGTACCTGGAGGACGGCCTCCACCGCGCGGTGCGGGCGGCGCTGCAGCAGCGCCAGGTGCTGCACGCGCGCGTCCTCGAACTGGACTGA
- a CDS encoding LytR C-terminal domain-containing protein, with product MSMLTPQGMGRQYRIKGNKYPRMRRPRRRGRLAVGLVASVAALGLIGWGTLQLIDVFTGGDKATAAGTKADCAKQATPTPSASARAATPVKPGQITVNVLNATPRIGLAKKTADELKKRGFKIGDVGNASKEYDKKVPGTGILLGPASSLKTSLPVLATQLNTAERRTDAARKGDTLDLILGTSFKDLRNRADADKALAALAAPQPTSTSSGKAC from the coding sequence ATGAGCATGCTGACTCCCCAAGGCATGGGCCGCCAGTACCGGATCAAGGGGAACAAGTACCCCCGGATGCGTCGGCCCCGGCGGCGCGGCAGGCTCGCGGTCGGGCTGGTGGCCTCCGTCGCCGCCCTCGGACTGATCGGCTGGGGCACGCTGCAACTCATCGACGTCTTCACCGGCGGCGACAAGGCCACCGCGGCCGGCACCAAGGCGGACTGCGCCAAGCAGGCGACCCCGACCCCGTCCGCGTCCGCCCGTGCGGCCACCCCGGTCAAGCCCGGTCAGATCACCGTCAACGTGCTCAACGCCACGCCCCGCATCGGCCTGGCCAAGAAGACCGCGGACGAGCTGAAGAAGCGCGGCTTCAAGATCGGCGACGTGGGCAACGCGAGCAAGGAGTACGACAAGAAGGTCCCCGGCACGGGGATACTGCTCGGCCCCGCGTCCTCCCTGAAGACCTCGCTGCCCGTCCTGGCCACCCAGCTCAACACGGCCGAACGCCGCACCGACGCCGCCCGCAAGGGCGACACCCTCGACCTCATCCTCGGCACCAGCTTCAAGGACCTGAGGAACAGGGCGGACGCCGACAAGGCACTGGCCGCGCTGGCCGCGCCCCAGCCGACGTCCACGTCTTCCGGCAAGGCCTGCTGA
- the upp gene encoding uracil phosphoribosyltransferase: MRLHVVDHPLVAHKLTTLRDQRTDSATFRRLADELVTLLAYEATRDVRTEQVDIKTPVASTTGVKLSHPRPLVVPILRAGLGMLDGMMRLLPTAEVGFLGMIRNEETLQASTYATRMPEDLSGRQVYVLDPMLATGGTLVAAIRELIKRGADDVTAVVLLAAPEGVEIMERELAGAPVTVVTAAVDDHLNEHGYIVPGLGDAGDRLYGAAE, encoded by the coding sequence ATGCGTCTCCACGTCGTCGACCACCCCCTGGTCGCTCACAAGCTCACCACGCTGCGCGACCAGCGCACCGACTCCGCGACCTTCCGCCGTCTCGCCGACGAACTGGTCACCCTGCTCGCCTACGAGGCCACGCGCGACGTGCGCACCGAACAGGTCGACATCAAGACGCCGGTCGCCTCGACCACGGGCGTCAAGCTCTCCCACCCGCGCCCGCTGGTCGTGCCGATCCTGCGCGCCGGCCTCGGCATGCTGGACGGCATGATGCGGCTGCTTCCGACCGCCGAGGTGGGCTTCCTGGGCATGATCCGCAACGAGGAGACGCTGCAGGCCTCCACGTACGCCACGCGGATGCCGGAGGATCTCTCCGGCCGCCAGGTGTACGTCCTGGACCCGATGCTGGCCACCGGCGGCACCCTGGTCGCGGCGATCCGCGAGCTGATCAAGCGCGGCGCGGACGACGTCACCGCGGTGGTGCTCCTCGCGGCCCCGGAGGGCGTGGAGATCATGGAGCGTGAACTCGCGGGCGCTCCGGTCACGGTGGTCACGGCCGCGGTCGACGACCACCTCAACGAGCACGGCTACATCGTCCCGGGCCTGGGCGACGCGGGGGACCGGCTGTACGGGGCGGCGGAGTAG
- the tadA gene encoding tRNA adenosine(34) deaminase TadA, which yields MRLALDEAGRAGADVPVGAVVLSPDGTTVLAAGHNEREATGDPTAHAEVLAIRRAAARVGQWRLTGCTLVVTLEPCTMCAGALVQSRVDRVVYGARDEKAGAAGSLWDVVRDRRLNHRPEVIEGVLAEECARLLTDFFRSR from the coding sequence ATGCGGCTCGCCCTGGACGAGGCCGGGCGGGCCGGCGCGGACGTGCCCGTGGGCGCTGTCGTACTGTCCCCGGACGGCACGACCGTGCTCGCGGCCGGCCACAACGAGCGCGAGGCCACCGGCGACCCGACCGCGCACGCGGAGGTCCTGGCGATCCGCCGGGCCGCCGCGCGGGTCGGTCAGTGGCGGCTGACCGGCTGCACGCTGGTCGTGACGCTCGAGCCGTGCACGATGTGCGCGGGCGCCCTCGTGCAGTCCCGGGTGGACCGCGTGGTCTACGGCGCCCGGGACGAGAAGGCGGGCGCGGCCGGCTCCCTCTGGGACGTCGTCCGCGACCGACGGCTCAACCACCGCCCCGAGGTGATCGAGGGTGTACTCGCCGAGGAGTGCGCCCGACTTCTCACGGACTTCTTCCGGTCCCGCTGA
- a CDS encoding Dabb family protein codes for MIRHLVLFKLNEGVQRDDPRVVTGEEAFRALEGKIPEIRSWELGWNISDRPIAYDFAINSGFEDAAALRRYLEHPEHQAGVALWREFATWVIADYEY; via the coding sequence ATGATCCGCCACCTCGTCCTCTTCAAGCTCAACGAGGGCGTCCAGCGCGACGACCCCCGCGTGGTGACGGGCGAGGAGGCCTTCCGCGCCCTCGAAGGCAAGATCCCCGAGATCCGCTCCTGGGAACTGGGCTGGAACATCAGCGACCGGCCCATCGCCTACGACTTCGCCATCAACTCGGGGTTCGAGGACGCGGCCGCCCTGCGGCGGTACCTGGAGCACCCGGAGCACCAGGCGGGCGTCGCGCTGTGGCGTGAGTTCGCCACGTGGGTGATCGCGGACTACGAGTACTGA
- a CDS encoding RNA polymerase sigma factor SigF: MDHEVELTVPASTAPQAPPQPTAEPVPEAPAPAAPQRSRGADTRALTQVLFAQLKELQPGTPEHNRVRGALIEANLPLVRYAAARFRSRNEPMEDVVQVGTIGLINAIDRFDPDRGVQFPTFAMPTVVGEIKRYFRDNVRTVHVPRRLHELWVQVNSATEDLTTAFGRSPTTAEIAERLRITEEEVLSCIEAGRSYHATSLEAAQEGDGMPGLLDRLGYEDPALDGVEHRDLVRHLLVQLPEREQRILLLRYYSNLTQSQISAELGVSQMHVSRLLARSFQRLRSANRIDA; this comes from the coding sequence ATGGATCACGAGGTGGAGTTGACCGTGCCGGCCAGTACTGCGCCTCAAGCGCCGCCCCAGCCGACGGCCGAGCCGGTCCCGGAAGCCCCCGCGCCCGCCGCCCCCCAGCGCAGCCGCGGCGCCGACACCCGAGCCCTCACCCAGGTGCTCTTCGCCCAGCTCAAGGAGTTGCAGCCGGGCACACCGGAACACAATCGGGTGCGCGGAGCGCTCATCGAGGCCAACCTCCCGCTCGTGCGCTACGCCGCCGCCCGCTTCCGCTCCCGCAACGAGCCGATGGAGGACGTCGTCCAGGTCGGCACCATCGGCCTGATCAACGCCATCGACCGCTTCGACCCGGACCGTGGCGTGCAGTTCCCGACGTTCGCGATGCCGACGGTCGTCGGCGAGATCAAGCGGTACTTCCGCGACAACGTCCGCACCGTCCACGTACCGCGCCGGCTCCACGAGCTGTGGGTGCAGGTCAACAGCGCGACCGAGGACCTCACGACCGCCTTCGGGCGCTCCCCGACCACCGCCGAGATCGCCGAGCGGCTGCGCATCACCGAGGAGGAGGTGCTGTCCTGCATCGAGGCCGGGCGGTCGTACCACGCCACCTCGCTGGAGGCCGCGCAGGAGGGCGACGGGATGCCGGGACTGCTGGACCGGCTGGGCTACGAGGACCCGGCGCTGGACGGGGTGGAGCACCGGGATCTCGTCCGGCATCTGCTGGTCCAACTGCCGGAGCGCGAACAGAGAATCCTCCTCCTGCGCTACTACAGCAATCTCACCCAGTCGCAAATCAGTGCGGAACTCGGCGTCTCCCAGATGCATGTCTCGCGGCTACTCGCGCGTAGCTTCCAGCGGCTGCGATCGGCGAACCGGATCGACGCGTAA
- a CDS encoding RNA polymerase sigma factor SigF — MSADQGSSKVLTLTKSEAAPDAALDDVPALEAAPAPVLPTSGAIDTRTLSRSLFLRLAALDENSPERAYVRDTLIELNLPLVRYAAARFRSRNEPMEDIVQVGTIGLIKAIDRFDCERGVEFPTFAMPTVVGEIKRFFRDTSWSVRVPRRLQELRLALTKASDELSQKLDRSPTVTELAAVLGVSEEDVVDGLAVGNAYTASSLDSPAPEDDGGEGSLADRLGYEDSALEGVEYRESLKPLLAKLPPRERRIIMLRFFANMTQSQIGEEVGISQMHVSRLLTRTLSQLREGLISD, encoded by the coding sequence ATGTCCGCAGACCAGGGCAGCTCGAAGGTGCTCACGCTCACAAAGAGCGAGGCTGCGCCCGACGCCGCGCTTGACGACGTTCCGGCCCTCGAGGCCGCGCCGGCCCCGGTACTCCCGACTTCGGGAGCCATCGACACCCGCACCCTGTCCCGCTCCCTGTTCCTGCGGCTCGCCGCACTCGACGAGAACAGCCCCGAGCGTGCGTACGTCCGGGACACTCTCATCGAGCTCAACCTCCCGCTGGTGCGGTACGCCGCCGCCCGGTTCCGGTCTCGCAACGAGCCGATGGAGGACATCGTCCAGGTCGGCACCATCGGCCTGATCAAGGCGATCGACCGCTTCGACTGCGAACGCGGCGTGGAGTTCCCGACCTTCGCGATGCCGACGGTCGTCGGCGAGATCAAGCGGTTCTTCCGCGACACGTCGTGGTCGGTCCGCGTCCCGCGCCGCCTGCAGGAGCTGCGACTCGCCCTCACCAAGGCAAGCGACGAGCTCTCCCAGAAGCTGGACCGCTCGCCGACGGTCACCGAACTCGCCGCCGTGCTCGGCGTCTCCGAGGAGGACGTCGTCGACGGCCTCGCGGTCGGCAACGCGTACACGGCCTCGTCGCTGGACTCACCGGCCCCCGAGGACGACGGCGGTGAGGGCTCCCTCGCGGACCGTCTCGGGTACGAGGACAGCGCCCTGGAGGGCGTGGAGTACCGGGAGTCGCTGAAGCCCCTGCTGGCCAAGCTGCCGCCCCGCGAGCGCCGCATCATCATGCTGCGCTTCTTCGCCAACATGACCCAGTCGCAGATCGGCGAGGAGGTCGGCATCTCCCAGATGCACGTCTCCCGGCTGCTGACCCGGACCCTGTCGCAGCTGCGCGAGGGCCTCATCTCCGACTGA
- a CDS encoding MarR family transcriptional regulator yields the protein MAEQAQYEELIRQFSAFGAVKREMGRLLPSGCPSGAAAVLTILDRHGDMRLSKLAELLAVDMSVTSRQVAHVVDRGWIERCPDPVDKRSRILRLTPAGREQMDELTRRTTRMLAERLSDWRDDEIAELTRLMARLRASFDDCRSTPTTPTTPTRPPTEPALEQSTRRPATPAITT from the coding sequence ATGGCCGAGCAGGCGCAGTACGAGGAGCTGATCCGTCAGTTCAGCGCCTTCGGGGCCGTGAAGAGGGAGATGGGACGGCTGCTGCCGTCCGGCTGCCCCAGCGGTGCCGCCGCCGTGCTGACGATCCTGGACCGTCACGGAGACATGCGCTTGAGCAAGCTCGCCGAGCTGCTCGCCGTGGACATGTCGGTCACCAGCCGCCAAGTCGCCCACGTCGTCGACCGCGGCTGGATCGAGCGCTGCCCCGACCCGGTGGACAAGCGCTCGCGCATCCTGCGCCTCACCCCCGCGGGCCGGGAGCAGATGGACGAGCTCACCCGGCGGACCACGCGGATGCTCGCCGAGCGGCTGAGCGACTGGCGTGATGACGAGATCGCCGAGCTCACCCGGCTGATGGCGCGGCTGCGGGCCAGCTTCGACGACTGCCGGTCCACGCCGACCACGCCGACCACGCCGACCAGGCCGCCCACCGAACCCGCACTCGAACAGTCCACCCGTAGACCCGCGACACCCGCGATCACCACGTAA